In Dehalococcoidia bacterium, the genomic window AGGGCAAACACAGACTTGAAAATTTGGCCCGGCAGTTTGGCGTCCCTGTGGAATATGTCGAAACGGTTCTTGGGATCAGAGAAGCCAGGACCATGCAGGAAAAGCTCGACTTTTTCCAGAAGGAGCAGCTGGGCATTGAACTGGGCAACCCGCAGGCAGTCAAGCAACAGCACGATAAGGGGAAACTGACGGCACGCGAGAGAGTCGACAAGCTGCTTGATCCCGGCAGCTTTCAGGAATTGGACCTGTTGCGCCGGCCGTATGAATGCGGATATCCCGGCGAGGAAACAGGGAGGGGCGATGGCGTCGTTACCGGCTTCGGGACGATCGATGGCAGGCCGGTTACCGTGTGGTCTCAGGATGCCACGGTGATGGGTGGGACGGTGGGAACGGTTCATGCCCGAAAAATCATCCGGACCATGGAAAACGCCCTTCAGTCCAGGACGCCGATCGTGGGCATCTTCGATTCCGAGGGCATCAGAGCGCATGATGCCATCCAATATCCCGATTTCTACTCCCCCGGAGCGATGGCTTATTTCCAGACGCTTGCTTCCGGCGTGATCCCCAAGATATCTCTGGTGATGGGGCCATGCACCGGTGAGATGGCGCTCATCGCCAATCTGAGCGATTTCGTCTTCATGGTGCGAAATACCAGCTTCATGCATCTGGCATCGCCACCGCCCGGAATCGATGGCCAAACCCTGGGAGATGCCTGGAAGGTTCAGGCCAGGGTCGGGCCCTGCGATGTGCTGGCCGATACTGACGAGGATTGCCTGGCAAAATGTCGCCAGTTGGTTAGCCTGTTGCCCTCCAACAATCTGGAGCTGCCTCCAAGAGTCGATACCGGCGACGACCCGAATCGCAGAGAGGAAGAGCTTCTGGAGATTGTCCCCATCAACACCGCCAAGCCCTTCAGCATGTACAGGCTTATCTCGCTGATAACAGACAAGGGCGACTTCTTTGAGATCAAACGCCATTTCGCCCAGAACCTGATCACTGGTTTTGCACGCTTCGGTGGAAACCCGGTCGGCTTGTTGGCCAGCAACCCTCAATTCAAAGGGGGATGCATGAACATTGACGCGGCCGATAAGATGTCCCGCTTTGTCCGGTTTTGCGATGCTTTCAACATTCCGTTAATCTGGCTGGCCGATTCTCCCGCCTTTCTGCCGGCGATAGAAGAGGAGAGAAGGGGACTGATTCGGCACGGCAGCCGGATGGTGATGGCCAATAGTGAAGCCACGGTGCCCAGAATTACCGTCTCGGTGCGCAAACATTTCGGAGGCGGTCGCCTTTCCTTCCCCGGGCCGTTCCTGGGAAGCGATGTTTCCATCGCCTGGCCGACTGTCGAGCCCGGCCTGATGAGCGCCGAAGGGGCGGTGGGCATCATGTATCGAAAAGAACTCTCCGCCATCGAGGATGAAACCGTCAGAAAAGAGAGGCACAATGAACGCCTGGAAGAGATGCGGTGGTGCCTGGATATGCTGATTCGCGAAAGCAACGAGAAAATCATCGATCCCAGGGACACCCGGCCCTTCCTGATCGAAGCCTTGAAGTGGCTCAGAAACAGGCAGGATGGTTCTCTCACGAGCAAAGAGTTGCCGCCCAGAAAGCACGAGAATTTCAGAATGTGAACCGGGATACCCGCAGGAAATATGGAAGACATGACCGATAAACTCAGGCAGGTAGAGGAGCGCAGACACCATCTTTCGAACGGCGGGCCTCAGGCTGAAATCGATCGGCAGCACAAATCGGGCAAGCTGACGGCACGGGAGAGGATAGACAAGCTCTTCGATAAGGGGACTTTCCGGGAAATCGA contains:
- a CDS encoding carboxyl transferase domain-containing protein, with the translated sequence MTEEGKHRLENLARQFGVPVEYVETVLGIREARTMQEKLDFFQKEQLGIELGNPQAVKQQHDKGKLTARERVDKLLDPGSFQELDLLRRPYECGYPGEETGRGDGVVTGFGTIDGRPVTVWSQDATVMGGTVGTVHARKIIRTMENALQSRTPIVGIFDSEGIRAHDAIQYPDFYSPGAMAYFQTLASGVIPKISLVMGPCTGEMALIANLSDFVFMVRNTSFMHLASPPPGIDGQTLGDAWKVQARVGPCDVLADTDEDCLAKCRQLVSLLPSNNLELPPRVDTGDDPNRREEELLEIVPINTAKPFSMYRLISLITDKGDFFEIKRHFAQNLITGFARFGGNPVGLLASNPQFKGGCMNIDAADKMSRFVRFCDAFNIPLIWLADSPAFLPAIEEERRGLIRHGSRMVMANSEATVPRITVSVRKHFGGGRLSFPGPFLGSDVSIAWPTVEPGLMSAEGAVGIMYRKELSAIEDETVRKERHNERLEEMRWCLDMLIRESNEKIIDPRDTRPFLIEALKWLRNRQDGSLTSKELPPRKHENFRM